Genomic DNA from Longimicrobiales bacterium:
CCGTGTCGAACCGCTCCGCGTAATACGGGAGCATGTCCGCTTCCTTCATCTTCTCCGGGTAGAAGCTGCCCTTCCACTCCTTGTAGCTGAATCCGCTCGTCCCTGCGTGCAGCTCCATGTCATGCCTCTCCAGGTGCAGGCTGCCGCCGCGCGATGTGTGCCGCGGCCGCGGCGTCCTCGATCGCCAGTCCCACCGATTTGAACAGCGTGATCTCCTCCGTGGCCCGGCGACCGGGCGCATTGCCGTTCAGAACCGCGCCGATCGGTGCCCAGCCCCGTACATCGGTCACACCCTGGCCCAATGGAACGAGCAGGTCGCCGGGCTCCATGAGCGCGGCATCGATGCTGTCCACGAATACGCGCGATCTGGCGATCGTGGCGCTGTCCAGCTCGCGCGCGTCGGGCGTGCTGGCGCCGATCGCGTTGATGTGCGCGCCGGGCTTCAGCCAGGCACCCTCCAGCACCGGCTCGCGCGCGCTGGTCGTGGTGCAGATGATGTCCGCGTCCGCGACCGCGTCGGCGGCACTGTCGCAGACTACCACATTGACCGCCGGAGTGTCACCTGCCGATGCCGCGCTGCCTGTGATCAGGCCAGCGAGCTCTCGTGCGCGTTCCGGCCTGCGCCCCCAGACCCGCACCTCGTGGATCGCTCGGACGAGAGCGATGGCTTCGATGTGGCTGCGCGCCTGCACACCCGTGCCCAGGACTGCGAGCACCCCGGCGTCGGCGCGCGCGAGCGCCCGCGTCGCCACGGCGCTGACGGACGCCGTACGGATGGCTGTGAGACGTGCCGCATCGATAAGCAGTACAGGCGAGCCCGTGTCGGGATCGAACGCAACCACGATACCCTGGTGCGACGGCAGGCCGTGCGCGTCATTGCCATGAAATACCGCAATCATCTTCACCGCGAGCGATCGTGGCGCCGCGATGAAGGCCGGCATGGTATACAGCGTCCCCGTGCCATCGGGCAGCTGGATGACACTGCGCATCGGCTGGACGGCGTCGCCACGGTCGAATGTGCGCAGCGCGTCTTCCATCAGTTCGATGCAGTCGACGTAGGAAAGCGCCGCACTGACACCGTCCGCATCGATCATGGGTACTTGAACCGCCATGCCCGCTCCTCGATATTGGGAGTTCACAAATGACGCGCACGCGCGTAGGAGGCACGATGCACCGGTACCCAGAAATGATGATTGCACCGATGCGCCGCGAGATCGCGGAGCTCGGCGCAGTCGACCTGAAGTCGCCCGAAGCCGTTGAGGAGTTCATCGCGCACTCGAAGGGCGGCACTGCAATGATCGTCGTCAACTCCGTCTGCGGCTGCTCCGCTGGCACCATGCGCCCGGGACTGGCGCTCGCCCTGGAACAGGGCCCGAAGCCGGGCGCCATCGGCCAGGTGTTCGCCGGGGCCGACCTCGAGGCCACCGAGCGTGCGCGCGAGCTGTTCGCGCCCTATCCGCCGTCATCGCCGGCGATCGCGCTGTTCAAGGATGGCGAGCTGGTGTTCATGCTCGAACGCCATCAGATCCAGGGCCGCTCTCCTGAGGCGATCGCCAGCTCGCTGAGCGGCGCCGTCGCATCCCACTCCGCGGCCGCGTGAGCGAAGCGCCCGGCGCATCGTCTCCGGACTCCGGAACGGCGCGCGCCGCCGCGGCCGCCCGGCCGCGCCCGGACGCCTCGCATCCGGACGTCGAGGCATCGCGTGCGGCCGCGGCGGGCCAGCTGCCAGCGGACGTCCGCTTCGCCCAGCAGCTCGAGTTCATCGTCGCGGTCGACAAACTCAAGAACGTGCTCCGCGTCAGTCGCGTCACGGATGGCTCGCGGCAGGAGAACAGCGCGGAGCACTCCTGGCACGTGGCACTCATGGCCATGCTGCTGCACGAGCATGCGCCAGCGGACATCGATGTGCTGCACGTCATCCGCCTCCTGCTCATTCATGACATCGTCGAGATCGACGCGGGCGACACATACTGCTACGACAACGACGGCTACGTCGACAAGGAAGAGCGCGAGCGGCAGGCCGCAATCCGCCTCTTCGGTATGCTGCCCGACGATCAGTCGTCCGAGTTCCTCGCACTCTGGGAGGAATTCGAGGGCATGCGCACACCTGCCGCCGCGCTGGCGAATGCCGTGGACCGTATTCAGCCGTTCATCCTGGGCCGCCACCGCGACGATGGCGACTGGCGGTTCCGTGCGCGCACGCGCGAGCAGATCCTTCAGCGCATGGATCCGATTCGCGAGGCGATGCCGTCGCTATGGCCCTACGTGCTGTCGGTCGTGGAAGATGCGTTCACCAGCGGCCGCTTCGGCGCGCCCTATCCGTGGGAAGAGGAGGGCGCCACCGGCTGAGGTCGGCGTCACACCCGCAGTCTGTCCGCACCGAACATCGTCACATCGAACGCCGCATCGCCTTCCAGCGCCAGGTCCGCAGTGATTTCGGCGAGTGCCGGAGCGAACTTGAAGCCGTGGCCGGAGCACGCGCTCACGAGCAGAACGTTCCCGTGCGACGGATGCCGGTCCACGAGGAAATGCCGGTCCGGCGTGTTCGTGTAGAGACAGACGCCGCCATCCAGTACGCGGTGACCCGCGCCCGGCATCCAGTCCTGCAACAGGGCGCGCACACGCTCTTCCTCCGCCGCGCTCACCGTGCGATCGACCGTGTCCGCCGTCACCGTGGCGCCATCATGATGCAACGCGGCCTTGAGGCCATGCCCGACGTCGGGCAGCGTGTAGAACATCCGACCGTCGGCGAGCTGCAGCATCGTCACCGGACACTCCGCGGCGCTGAAGCCGTGCACGCCGGGCGCAGCACCGAACCAGTGCGCGGTCTGCCGCTCGACCGTGAGCTTCAGCCGGACCGGCGCATCCGTACGTTCCGACGCCAGCAGCGGATTGAGCCACGACCCGACCGCGAACACCGCATGCCCCGCGTGCATGGTACCTGACGTCGTCTCGAGCGTCACGCCATCGCCAGCCGCGCGCCAGCCGGTGATGCGCGTGCCGGTCCGGACCTCCGCGCCATACGCCTGCGCCTGTTCCAGCAGGGTGCGAATGCACGCATCGAGCAGGAGCACGCCGGCGTTCGGCTCATAGACACCGACCACGTCCTCGTCCGGCTGTATCGCACGAAATCGGCGCCGGATACCGCCGGCGTCGAGCAGCTCGTGCGGGAGACGGTGCCGTTCCGCGCTGGCCAGGCATCCGCGAACCAGCTCGCAGCCCGCCCGGCCGGCCATCAGGCCGCCGGTCTGGCGGTAAAGCACTGTCCCGGTCAGCTCCTCGAGCTCGGCCCACAGATCGCCCGCCCGCTGGACGAGCGGAACGTAAAGAGGGTCTTCGTAGTATGCCTGCCGGGTGATGCGCGTGCGGCCCGTCGTGGAGCCGTACTCGTGCGGCGGGGTATGCATGTCGAGCCCCAGCACGGATACACCGCGCCGCGCCAGCTCGTGCATGAGCGCGGCGCCATGCGCCCCAAGGCCTGCGACCACTACATCGGGTGCTCTCATCACGCCGTCAGGTTAGCTTCCGGGCGGCTCGAGAGCCAGTAAATCACGACGACGACGTCCTTCAGGATAGCA
This window encodes:
- a CDS encoding HD domain-containing protein is translated as MSEAPGASSPDSGTARAAAAARPRPDASHPDVEASRAAAAGQLPADVRFAQQLEFIVAVDKLKNVLRVSRVTDGSRQENSAEHSWHVALMAMLLHEHAPADIDVLHVIRLLLIHDIVEIDAGDTYCYDNDGYVDKEERERQAAIRLFGMLPDDQSSEFLALWEEFEGMRTPAAALANAVDRIQPFILGRHRDDGDWRFRARTREQILQRMDPIREAMPSLWPYVLSVVEDAFTSGRFGAPYPWEEEGATG
- a CDS encoding ornithine cyclodeaminase family protein; translated protein: MAVQVPMIDADGVSAALSYVDCIELMEDALRTFDRGDAVQPMRSVIQLPDGTGTLYTMPAFIAAPRSLAVKMIAVFHGNDAHGLPSHQGIVVAFDPDTGSPVLLIDAARLTAIRTASVSAVATRALARADAGVLAVLGTGVQARSHIEAIALVRAIHEVRVWGRRPERARELAGLITGSAASAGDTPAVNVVVCDSAADAVADADIICTTTSAREPVLEGAWLKPGAHINAIGASTPDARELDSATIARSRVFVDSIDAALMEPGDLLVPLGQGVTDVRGWAPIGAVLNGNAPGRRATEEITLFKSVGLAIEDAAAAAHIARRQPAPGEA
- the solA gene encoding N-methyl-L-tryptophan oxidase — its product is MRAPDVVVAGLGAHGAALMHELARRGVSVLGLDMHTPPHEYGSTTGRTRITRQAYYEDPLYVPLVQRAGDLWAELEELTGTVLYRQTGGLMAGRAGCELVRGCLASAERHRLPHELLDAGGIRRRFRAIQPDEDVVGVYEPNAGVLLLDACIRTLLEQAQAYGAEVRTGTRITGWRAAGDGVTLETTSGTMHAGHAVFAVGSWLNPLLASERTDAPVRLKLTVERQTAHWFGAAPGVHGFSAAECPVTMLQLADGRMFYTLPDVGHGLKAALHHDGATVTADTVDRTVSAAEEERVRALLQDWMPGAGHRVLDGGVCLYTNTPDRHFLVDRHPSHGNVLLVSACSGHGFKFAPALAEITADLALEGDAAFDVTMFGADRLRV
- a CDS encoding BrxA/BrxB family bacilliredoxin, which produces MHRYPEMMIAPMRREIAELGAVDLKSPEAVEEFIAHSKGGTAMIVVNSVCGCSAGTMRPGLALALEQGPKPGAIGQVFAGADLEATERARELFAPYPPSSPAIALFKDGELVFMLERHQIQGRSPEAIASSLSGAVASHSAAA